A section of the Dehalobacter sp. DCM genome encodes:
- a CDS encoding sugar kinase: MMKLTENKIVLIKRKTRLEELIAKYNTLAQAKFYIEHLQADFSDYLAEDQKYQAVISEAQNTLETLGRVQVVDRQYISNFIFGENDLVVAVGQDGLVANTLKYLTNQLLIGINPDPARWDGVLLPFRVTDLNRIVQDVFKQKRPVEEVSMAKAVLNDGQVMYAVNDLFVGQKTHVSARYQLEISGEREQQSSSGIIVSTGLGATGWLKSVIAGATHIVNCLAGSDLKVRQETEFRWNQEYLYYSVREPFPSRTSQANLVFGKITRESPLKIRSQMPENGVIFSDGIESDFIQFNSGVEATVTVAEKKGRLVV, encoded by the coding sequence ATGATGAAACTAACCGAAAATAAAATTGTCCTGATCAAAAGAAAAACAAGACTGGAAGAACTGATTGCCAAGTATAACACCCTTGCCCAGGCTAAGTTTTATATCGAACACTTGCAAGCGGATTTTTCGGATTATCTGGCGGAAGATCAAAAATACCAGGCCGTGATATCCGAAGCGCAAAATACACTGGAAACACTCGGCAGGGTCCAGGTGGTAGACCGGCAATACATTTCCAACTTTATCTTCGGTGAAAATGATCTGGTCGTGGCCGTGGGACAGGACGGGCTTGTTGCCAATACCTTAAAATATTTGACCAACCAGCTTCTGATCGGCATCAATCCCGACCCTGCCCGCTGGGACGGCGTGCTTCTTCCTTTCCGGGTAACCGACTTGAACCGGATCGTTCAGGATGTATTCAAACAAAAAAGGCCGGTGGAAGAAGTCTCCATGGCCAAAGCGGTCCTCAATGATGGTCAGGTGATGTACGCCGTCAATGACTTGTTCGTCGGACAGAAAACCCATGTCTCCGCCCGCTACCAGCTGGAAATCAGCGGCGAACGGGAGCAGCAATCCTCCAGCGGCATTATTGTCTCAACGGGCCTGGGGGCGACCGGATGGCTGAAAAGTGTGATCGCCGGTGCAACCCATATTGTGAATTGTCTTGCCGGCAGCGATTTGAAAGTCCGACAGGAAACAGAGTTTCGCTGGAACCAAGAGTACTTATATTATTCGGTCCGTGAGCCGTTTCCCAGCAGAACCTCTCAGGCTAACCTTGTCTTCGGAAAAATCACCCGGGAATCTCCGCTAAAAATACGTTCCCAGATGCCGGAAAACGGTGTCATCTTCAGTGACGGCATCGAAAGCGACTTTATCCAGTTTAACTCCGGGGTCGAGGCCACGGTGACGGTAGCTGAGAAGAAGGGACGGTTGGTAGTGTGA
- a CDS encoding SPFH domain-containing protein, producing the protein MFGFRFIKFQPSDYVMKYRNGKIVKNGPGLSFFYYVPTTSIVAVPMGSVDIPFIFEEVTVDFQTVTVQGQITYRIVDQRKIAGLLNYTLDIKGKGYVSDDPKKLPQRVINSVRVLTKKTLEGLQLKEAITSSEILAQTIFEAMRQDHEIDLLGIEILGLSILAITPNKETARALEAQAREQILKQADDAIYERRNASIEQERRVQENEYNTEIAIENKKRQVRETQLEAERAVQQKQNELKDEQLNFDTAQEEKKQALIELTVQNAKAKADAKAYELSAMMKALEDTDLNVIQSLASIGMQPNKLIALAFQGLAEKAEKIGQLNISPDLLQEITKGSKG; encoded by the coding sequence ATGTTCGGTTTTCGATTTATTAAATTCCAGCCCAGCGACTATGTTATGAAGTACAGAAACGGTAAGATCGTGAAAAACGGACCGGGTTTATCCTTTTTCTATTATGTGCCGACGACGTCCATCGTTGCTGTTCCAATGGGCAGCGTGGATATCCCATTTATCTTTGAAGAAGTCACGGTGGATTTTCAGACCGTTACCGTCCAAGGACAGATCACGTATCGCATCGTTGATCAAAGAAAGATTGCGGGTCTCTTGAATTATACGCTAGATATCAAAGGCAAAGGATATGTTTCCGATGATCCCAAAAAGCTTCCCCAGCGGGTGATCAACAGCGTCAGAGTCTTAACCAAAAAGACGCTGGAAGGACTGCAGCTGAAAGAAGCCATCACGTCCAGCGAAATTCTGGCCCAGACCATCTTTGAGGCCATGCGCCAGGATCATGAAATTGATTTGCTCGGGATTGAAATCCTGGGACTTTCCATCTTAGCTATTACCCCCAATAAAGAAACGGCCAGGGCGCTCGAGGCACAGGCCAGGGAGCAAATCTTAAAACAAGCCGACGACGCCATTTATGAACGGCGCAACGCCTCCATCGAACAGGAAAGACGTGTCCAGGAAAATGAATACAATACCGAAATCGCCATAGAAAACAAAAAGAGGCAGGTCCGGGAGACCCAGTTGGAAGCGGAAAGAGCGGTGCAGCAAAAACAAAATGAGCTCAAGGACGAACAGCTGAATTTTGATACGGCCCAGGAGGAGAAAAAGCAAGCGCTCATCGAACTGACCGTACAGAACGCCAAAGCCAAAGCCGACGCCAAAGCCTATGAACTTTCGGCTATGATGAAAGCGTTGGAAGACACGGACTTGAATGTCATCCAATCCCTAGCCAGTATCGGGATGCAGCCCAACAAACTCATTGCACTTGCATTTCAGGGGCTGGCTGAGAAAGCGGAGAAAATCGGCCAGCTGAACATCTCGCCGGATTTGCTCCAGGAAATTACCAAAGGATCAAAAGGATAA
- a CDS encoding NUDIX hydrolase, whose translation MENQLRNKHGLTEKEFLKTYDPNKFDRPSVTVDMLIFTVAERENKNYRTLPEKELKVLMIKRADHPCIGQWALPGGFVQMDESLDEAALRELKEETNIDNIYMEQLYTWGDVHRDPRTRIISTAYMSLVDSTSLDIQSGDDADDARWFTVSCQLQQEQKTLTEKGYSQQQLFRLHLTNDEHALQAVVKIVKTVEGKVTKIEREVVASEGIGFDHAKIIEYGLERLRNKIEYTDIAFTLMPELFTLTALQQVYEIILDTPLLKANFRRKTAGMVIETNEYTKDAGHRPSKLYRFNPNWLKE comes from the coding sequence ATGGAAAATCAATTACGAAATAAACACGGTCTCACCGAAAAAGAATTCTTAAAGACCTATGATCCCAACAAGTTCGACCGACCTTCTGTCACCGTCGATATGCTGATTTTCACCGTTGCGGAAAGGGAAAACAAAAATTATCGCACCCTGCCGGAGAAAGAGCTCAAAGTACTGATGATTAAGAGAGCGGACCATCCCTGTATCGGGCAGTGGGCACTGCCGGGGGGATTTGTGCAGATGGATGAAAGTCTTGATGAAGCGGCGCTGCGGGAACTCAAAGAAGAAACCAACATCGACAATATCTATATGGAGCAGCTTTATACCTGGGGAGACGTCCACCGGGATCCGCGCACCCGAATCATCAGTACTGCCTACATGTCACTCGTGGACAGCACGTCATTGGATATTCAATCCGGCGATGATGCCGATGATGCCAGGTGGTTTACCGTCTCATGCCAGCTTCAGCAAGAACAAAAGACCCTCACGGAGAAAGGATACAGCCAGCAGCAGTTATTCCGACTGCATCTCACCAATGATGAACATGCCCTTCAGGCCGTGGTGAAGATTGTGAAAACCGTAGAAGGCAAAGTCACCAAGATAGAGAGGGAAGTCGTGGCCTCGGAGGGGATCGGCTTTGACCATGCCAAGATCATCGAATACGGCCTGGAAAGGCTGCGCAATAAGATTGAATACACCGACATTGCCTTCACTCTGATGCCGGAACTGTTCACCTTAACGGCACTGCAGCAGGTGTATGAAATCATCCTCGATACCCCGCTGCTGAAGGCAAATTTTCGACGAAAGACTGCCGGAATGGTCATTGAGACCAACGAGTACACCAAGGATGCGGGGCACCGGCCTTCAAAGCTTTACCGGTTTAACCCGAATTGGCTTAAAGAATAG
- a CDS encoding putative holin-like toxin, giving the protein MDIFQTLMLMVSFATLVVLILSFKNRK; this is encoded by the coding sequence ATGGATATATTCCAAACTTTGATGCTGATGGTTTCGTTTGCGACTTTGGTCGTTTTGATACTATCCTTCAAAAACAGGAAATAG
- a CDS encoding RCC1 domain-containing protein, whose product MKSRKAMAIILLSFLLIFGNVTSAPALALALNPAQGMVSPGVLHTLYVNNRQLYAWGDNTFGELGDGSRITRLMPVKIPFDKGVISSVSAGLGFSLILTTDGKLWFFGLTMSPDNPYQTTPVEVLDSVKAISAGTDFALALKDDGTVWAWGNNTRGQLGDGSSEQRLSYIQVPNLTGITQISAGADHSMALDQNGKVWTWGANTYGQLGTGDSTDRNTPFQVTQLSNIKQVSAGYEYSLTLNTSGKAYAWGKNDVGQLGVGKNTYQPEKTPVPVCLNNDTLLSIEAGSSNSFAKDYANDLCAWGDNRTYLIRDANHDYYKDYFDYPVEIYVPYEDSVAAGFNNAFVVTSFGLVAHGSNFTGQLGDGTMLYSYSFYDVLLDQNISAAHRLGGNNRFETAVKISNSGWPYGLLPSMLPDIGFPDGYGTSVVLARADSFPDALSGTPLAAGLAAPILLTNKNTLSPETAAEIERLGPKTIYLLGGEGAISKNISNQLKNDGYTVIRLGGTDRFDTSYKIAQYLYDHKLTSGEKAVVCNGLNYPDALSVSSAAGYQRMPILLTMPNKLSPPAQTAITELGVKKTFVIGGTGVVSDGILLQLPDAVRYGGADRYDTSLQVAKNMGMDTGTVFLASGKNFPDALAGSVLAAFTNSPVILVGNNPPNLEKYNTILNQLTRNIYVLGGDSVINDDLLFSMEDKYFAYIDVYYEI is encoded by the coding sequence TTGAAAAGCAGAAAAGCAATGGCAATAATTTTGCTGTCTTTTTTACTTATTTTTGGGAATGTTACATCGGCGCCGGCCCTGGCACTGGCGCTTAATCCTGCTCAAGGGATGGTCAGTCCAGGTGTCCTGCATACGCTTTATGTTAATAACAGGCAGCTCTATGCCTGGGGAGACAATACTTTCGGGGAGCTTGGGGACGGTTCCCGGATAACCCGTCTTATGCCGGTGAAAATCCCATTCGATAAAGGCGTGATTTCTTCGGTTTCCGCCGGGTTAGGATTCAGCCTTATTTTGACAACGGACGGTAAGCTCTGGTTTTTTGGCCTGACCATGTCACCCGATAATCCCTATCAAACGACACCGGTGGAAGTGCTGGATTCCGTGAAGGCGATATCGGCCGGAACGGATTTTGCCCTGGCTCTGAAAGATGACGGTACTGTCTGGGCGTGGGGCAATAACACCCGCGGCCAGCTGGGAGACGGAAGCAGCGAACAACGGCTCTCTTATATCCAGGTTCCGAATCTTACCGGGATTACCCAGATTTCCGCCGGTGCGGACCATAGCATGGCGCTTGACCAAAACGGCAAGGTATGGACTTGGGGCGCAAATACGTATGGCCAGCTGGGAACCGGAGACAGCACGGACAGAAATACCCCGTTCCAGGTAACACAGCTCAGCAATATTAAACAAGTATCGGCAGGCTACGAGTACAGCTTAACCTTAAATACAAGCGGCAAAGCATACGCCTGGGGAAAAAATGATGTCGGACAGCTCGGCGTGGGGAAAAATACGTATCAACCGGAAAAAACACCGGTTCCGGTTTGTTTAAATAATGATACATTATTAAGCATTGAAGCAGGATCATCCAACTCATTTGCTAAAGATTACGCCAATGATTTATGTGCGTGGGGCGACAACCGGACTTACCTGATAAGAGACGCAAATCACGATTATTACAAAGATTACTTTGATTATCCTGTAGAAATATATGTACCATACGAGGATAGTGTAGCTGCAGGGTTTAACAATGCTTTTGTCGTTACATCGTTCGGATTAGTAGCCCATGGTTCCAACTTCACCGGCCAGCTGGGCGATGGGACAATGCTTTACAGCTATAGCTTCTACGATGTTCTGCTTGATCAAAATATTTCCGCGGCACACCGTCTGGGCGGCAACAACCGTTTCGAAACCGCCGTGAAAATTTCCAACAGCGGTTGGCCTTATGGGTTGCTACCAAGTATGCTTCCAGATATAGGGTTTCCTGACGGGTATGGAACGTCAGTTGTTTTGGCCAGAGCCGATTCGTTCCCGGATGCGCTTTCCGGAACGCCATTGGCTGCCGGCCTTGCCGCTCCCATTCTTTTGACAAACAAAAATACGCTTTCCCCCGAAACCGCTGCAGAAATAGAACGCCTCGGTCCCAAGACAATTTACCTGCTTGGCGGTGAAGGGGCTATTTCCAAAAATATCAGTAATCAATTAAAGAACGACGGTTACACGGTCATCAGGCTTGGAGGCACGGATCGTTTTGATACTTCTTACAAAATTGCACAATACCTTTATGACCATAAATTGACAAGTGGTGAGAAAGCGGTTGTCTGCAACGGTCTGAATTATCCTGACGCGCTTTCGGTATCATCAGCTGCCGGGTATCAGAGAATGCCGATCCTCCTGACCATGCCTAATAAATTATCACCGCCCGCACAGACGGCAATTACCGAACTGGGTGTTAAAAAGACTTTCGTCATCGGCGGAACCGGTGTTGTATCGGATGGTATCCTGCTACAACTCCCGGATGCTGTACGTTACGGTGGAGCAGACCGTTATGATACCTCCCTTCAAGTCGCCAAGAATATGGGGATGGATACCGGAACCGTATTTTTGGCCAGCGGCAAAAATTTCCCGGATGCCTTGGCAGGTTCGGTGCTAGCAGCTTTTACAAACAGTCCGGTCATATTAGTCGGAAACAATCCACCGAATTTGGAGAAGTATAATACCATATTAAATCAGTTAACCAGAAATATTTATGTCCTTGGTGGTGACAGCGTTATTAATGACGACCTATTATTCTCTATGGAAGACAAATACTTTGCATATATTGATGTCTATTATGAAATTTAA
- a CDS encoding DUF4829 domain-containing protein: MRRKMYLLITIFLFALGAGCSSSQTGDAAEQLSQADKDAAVEVVTKHLEDRKNDFGVISLSINSVWAVENAQHLQNILEDEHAAKMGLTKENIALVDAYINVQYDETKVPDQSGENVYIGFTLIRQDKDSPWLINNYGQVWAGLL, encoded by the coding sequence ATGCGAAGAAAGATGTATCTCCTGATAACCATTTTCTTATTTGCCTTAGGTGCGGGCTGCAGCAGTTCTCAGACGGGCGATGCGGCAGAACAACTTAGCCAGGCTGACAAAGACGCGGCCGTTGAAGTTGTGACGAAGCATCTGGAGGACAGAAAAAACGATTTTGGCGTGATCAGCCTTTCCATTAATAGTGTCTGGGCGGTTGAAAACGCCCAGCATCTGCAAAATATTCTGGAAGATGAACATGCCGCTAAAATGGGACTGACCAAAGAAAACATCGCCCTGGTGGATGCCTATATCAATGTTCAGTATGACGAAACCAAAGTACCTGACCAAAGCGGGGAAAACGTATATATCGGCTTCACCCTCATCCGCCAGGATAAAGACAGTCCCTGGCTGATCAATAATTACGGCCAGGTCTGGGCGGGGTTACTTTGA
- a CDS encoding YibE/F family protein: MNRLPLKERIFIVFVIIFVAALALMPTGFRENTYPDSERAVAKVLEVDNSNIHQTISFVMEGEQVCRVEILNGPFQGEQALAHNRFTGRLEMDKAFSVGDKALVVIDHTGQTIRNITMVDHYRLQMEGILIGLFAIFLILFARWTGAKALISFLLIVLMIWKLLVPLLLKGWSPVIISLYFVVTATTIIIFMVGGLNRKSVAAVLGSLLGTFLTAILALIFGNCFKIHGAVLPYSESLLYAGYAHLNLTEILIAVVFIASAGALMDLAMDIAAAVDEVVAKKPDITAKEAMMSGLKIGRTVVGTMTTTLLFAYTGGYIALLMFFMAQGTPVQDMFNLKYVSMEILHTIVGSFGLVAVAPFTAVTSGLLLTKKRDDKFQGIQFVQD, encoded by the coding sequence ATGAATCGATTGCCTTTAAAGGAACGCATTTTTATTGTTTTTGTCATAATTTTTGTTGCTGCCCTTGCGCTTATGCCGACCGGATTCCGAGAAAATACGTATCCTGACAGTGAGCGAGCCGTGGCCAAAGTATTGGAAGTCGATAATTCGAATATTCATCAAACCATTAGTTTCGTCATGGAAGGGGAACAAGTATGCCGGGTTGAAATTCTCAACGGCCCTTTCCAAGGAGAGCAAGCGCTGGCGCACAACCGGTTTACCGGCAGACTGGAGATGGATAAAGCGTTTTCGGTTGGCGACAAAGCTTTGGTAGTCATTGATCACACCGGGCAAACGATTCGAAATATTACCATGGTCGATCATTATCGCCTTCAGATGGAAGGAATCTTAATTGGTCTTTTTGCTATTTTTCTGATCTTATTTGCCCGTTGGACCGGCGCCAAAGCACTTATTTCCTTTCTATTAATTGTGCTGATGATTTGGAAGCTCCTGGTGCCCCTCCTGCTGAAGGGCTGGAGTCCGGTTATCATTTCGCTGTATTTTGTAGTCACAGCCACGACGATCATCATTTTTATGGTCGGAGGACTTAACCGAAAGTCCGTGGCCGCTGTCCTTGGTTCGCTGCTGGGAACGTTCCTTACGGCGATCCTGGCGTTGATTTTCGGGAATTGCTTCAAGATTCATGGTGCAGTACTGCCCTATTCCGAGAGTCTTCTCTATGCAGGGTATGCCCACCTGAATTTAACCGAGATATTGATTGCGGTGGTCTTTATCGCTTCAGCCGGTGCGTTGATGGATTTGGCAATGGATATTGCCGCGGCTGTTGATGAAGTCGTAGCCAAAAAACCGGACATAACGGCAAAGGAAGCCATGATGTCCGGACTGAAAATCGGCAGGACGGTGGTTGGAACCATGACGACGACGCTGTTGTTCGCCTACACCGGAGGCTATATTGCGCTGCTGATGTTTTTTATGGCCCAGGGGACACCGGTTCAAGACATGTTCAATTTAAAATACGTATCCATGGAGATCCTGCATACGATCGTGGGCAGTTTTGGGCTGGTTGCAGTCGCGCCGTTTACCGCAGTCACTTCGGGGCTTCTTCTTACTAAAAAACGGGATGATAAATTCCAGGGAATTCAATTTGTCCAGGATTAA
- a CDS encoding alkaline phosphatase, with protein MVLKRHSKTVIALSLILVVMVSFFSAQPHQSMANSTQDEVYRGQTPKYVFMFIGDGMSYAQVSSAEMYLGEKTKPGAVTPQQLNFTQFPVHGALMTQDSSSFIPDSASTATSLASGHKTLSGVINMDETKTKAYTPITEKLKKMGYKIGIVTSVPITHATPAAYYAKVANRNDAYEIGKQLAASGFDYFGGGDFDQKTGPKGTDTPIYDIVKNSGYTIANTKETIMALNSKSGKVVAIDPDNYETALDYEIDREADELSLADYVKKGIDVLDNKKGFFMMVEGGKIDWANHANDATASIYDTIAFGDSVQVALDFYKKHPKETLIIVTADHECGGMTIGYSLTGYSTHFDKLQPVTMSYQDFDKIITTYKNSNPATPKLEDLKNEIYQAYGLDIASLTSYEGELLANAFQKTMSNAKPSNEQEQVLYGSYNPLSVTLCHIVNNRAGISFTSYSHTGVPVPVYAFGTGSELFDGFYDNTKVYTKLAAITKVKK; from the coding sequence ATGGTTCTGAAAAGGCATTCGAAAACGGTTATCGCTTTATCTTTAATCCTGGTCGTTATGGTATCTTTTTTCTCAGCTCAGCCGCATCAGAGTATGGCCAATTCAACCCAAGATGAGGTTTATCGTGGTCAGACCCCGAAATATGTATTCATGTTTATCGGGGACGGGATGAGCTATGCTCAAGTCAGCAGTGCGGAAATGTATCTCGGTGAAAAAACAAAGCCCGGTGCGGTTACGCCCCAGCAATTAAACTTCACGCAATTTCCTGTCCACGGCGCGCTGATGACCCAGGATTCTTCTTCTTTCATCCCGGATTCCGCTTCGACGGCGACTTCTCTGGCTTCCGGCCATAAGACGCTTTCCGGTGTAATTAACATGGATGAAACCAAAACCAAGGCGTATACACCCATTACCGAAAAGTTGAAGAAAATGGGATATAAAATCGGGATTGTGACCAGCGTCCCCATTACCCACGCAACCCCGGCTGCTTACTATGCTAAAGTAGCGAATCGCAATGACGCTTATGAGATCGGGAAACAACTGGCAGCCAGCGGTTTTGACTATTTTGGCGGCGGAGATTTTGATCAAAAAACCGGTCCCAAGGGCACGGACACCCCTATTTATGACATTGTTAAAAATTCGGGCTATACGATTGCCAATACCAAAGAAACGATTATGGCTTTAAACAGCAAATCCGGCAAAGTTGTGGCGATTGACCCGGATAATTACGAAACGGCTTTAGACTATGAAATCGACCGCGAGGCAGACGAGCTGAGCCTGGCTGATTATGTGAAAAAAGGAATCGACGTGCTGGATAATAAAAAAGGATTCTTCATGATGGTGGAGGGCGGCAAAATCGACTGGGCCAATCACGCCAATGATGCCACCGCTTCTATCTACGATACGATCGCTTTTGGTGATTCCGTTCAAGTCGCTCTGGATTTCTACAAGAAGCATCCCAAGGAGACCCTGATTATCGTTACAGCTGACCACGAGTGCGGCGGCATGACGATCGGCTATTCCCTGACCGGTTACAGCACGCATTTTGATAAACTGCAGCCTGTGACGATGTCTTATCAGGATTTTGACAAAATCATCACAACTTACAAAAATTCAAACCCTGCAACCCCTAAACTGGAAGATTTGAAAAACGAAATATATCAGGCATATGGTCTGGATATCGCGAGTTTGACTTCTTACGAAGGGGAGCTTCTCGCCAATGCCTTTCAAAAAACCATGTCCAATGCCAAGCCGTCCAATGAGCAGGAACAAGTCCTGTATGGATCCTATAATCCGTTATCGGTGACACTCTGTCATATCGTGAATAACAGAGCCGGAATCAGCTTTACTTCCTATTCCCACACGGGAGTGCCCGTACCGGTTTATGCATTTGGCACTGGCTCGGAGCTGTTTGATGGATTCTATGACAATACCAAGGTCTATACCAAGCTGGCCGCAATTACCAAAGTCAAGAAGTAA
- a CDS encoding diguanylate cyclase — MRITDFLVRDNSESFLRERLTVNFRRWRIFALLIIGFELILAISDLCASIMNIDNRFWYNHYLLMYIIMIILNAASLVFINRYKDLKNLPHHLLKKLESRLVVYMTLIMCWGSVVSLLDQRLYGNLSACMVNIITCSVLFYVDNKKIIIPYLGSVLILFVGLPYFQESTDKLIGHYINLSVFVIISWLASRIIYHNYFDDFKARELLKKTNILLKKEIENNQQTNMKLALASYQLSKFSLIDELTGIPNRRSFRNFIDLAFESQDHTVISIIMIDIDLFKEYNDHYGHNAGDNVLIAVANEINSVVRDARDFAARWGGEEFIYISFDENEAYIGEVAETIRQKVYALHIPHEYASTGDYISVSLGTSTMKISGIADVSRVMEQADKALYLAKKSGRNCAVKGTE; from the coding sequence ATGAGAATCACGGATTTTTTAGTAAGGGATAACAGCGAATCATTTCTAAGGGAAAGACTGACGGTTAATTTTCGGAGATGGCGGATATTTGCGCTGCTGATCATTGGGTTTGAGCTCATTTTGGCAATTTCAGATCTTTGCGCTTCCATCATGAACATCGATAACCGGTTCTGGTATAATCACTATCTTCTGATGTACATCATTATGATTATATTGAATGCGGCCAGTTTGGTGTTTATTAATCGCTATAAGGATCTGAAGAATTTACCGCATCATCTGCTGAAAAAATTGGAATCACGTCTCGTGGTCTATATGACCTTGATTATGTGCTGGGGCAGCGTGGTCTCACTGTTGGATCAAAGATTATATGGAAATTTATCAGCGTGTATGGTGAACATCATCACCTGTTCCGTCTTGTTCTATGTCGATAACAAGAAGATCATCATTCCCTATTTGGGTTCGGTTTTGATTTTATTCGTTGGTTTGCCCTATTTTCAAGAATCGACGGATAAATTGATCGGTCATTATATCAATCTGTCTGTTTTCGTGATTATCTCTTGGCTGGCTTCAAGAATCATTTATCATAATTATTTTGATGATTTTAAAGCCAGAGAATTATTAAAAAAGACCAATATCTTACTGAAAAAAGAGATTGAAAATAATCAGCAAACAAATATGAAACTGGCTTTAGCCAGTTACCAACTCAGTAAGTTTTCTTTAATCGATGAGCTGACGGGCATACCCAACCGGCGAAGCTTCAGGAATTTTATTGATTTGGCCTTTGAAAGTCAGGATCATACGGTGATCTCCATCATCATGATCGATATTGACCTTTTTAAAGAATATAATGATCATTATGGCCATAATGCAGGCGATAATGTGCTGATCGCGGTAGCCAATGAGATCAACTCCGTTGTCAGGGATGCACGTGATTTTGCTGCCCGTTGGGGTGGGGAAGAGTTTATTTATATATCATTTGACGAGAATGAAGCGTATATCGGGGAAGTCGCTGAAACAATCCGGCAAAAAGTGTATGCCTTACATATTCCGCATGAGTATGCCAGTACCGGTGATTATATCTCTGTCAGCTTAGGTACCAGTACGATGAAGATAAGCGGAATTGCCGATGTGAGTCGGGTTATGGAACAGGCGGACAAAGCATTATATCTGGCTAAAAAAAGCGGACGAAACTGTGCGGTAAAGGGAACGGAATAA
- a CDS encoding DUF4153 domain-containing protein has protein sequence MENKDTFLRKDFVFALIMLISGFLYCNLIHLDSLGAGVTIFAAIFCLSVFFYLRAGGIQQTRRSILCLIIVVLSSLVFLLFDNMLIKGLNFLFLTFTVIYWISLSTGRTLENKLSAYILGDFFNQVIIIPFSNFACCFSALKSMTTGNKKGKSLLAVVVGILVMIPVLAAVIALLSKADAAFAEVIANLNFNISMEIIIQIILGIPVACYLFGLIYGDLFGRNTETVTVASVDKLSASARFVPEVTGYTALTLLNLVYIAFFLSQLAYLFSAFNNHLPELMTYAEYARRGFFELCAVAAINLIVLTAVYLLIKRGRERVLKIETVVLCLFTLLLIVTAISKMVMYINCFGMTPLRIYTTWFMLVLFLIFAVITLRQFKKFNAARTMLAGFVILFLALSYGNVDGRIAAYNIDRYQSGALKSLDVQALAGLSAAAKPYLYSLYTETTDPKLKAELCKALSPQAGDSNGESDMNDFRDFNLQRHLPTYPISLR, from the coding sequence TCTTATATTGCAACCTGATTCATCTGGATAGCCTGGGTGCAGGCGTAACCATTTTTGCGGCTATCTTTTGCCTGAGTGTTTTCTTCTACCTGCGTGCAGGCGGGATTCAGCAGACACGAAGGAGCATTTTGTGTTTGATAATTGTTGTTTTGTCGTCTCTGGTCTTTCTTTTATTTGATAATATGCTGATTAAAGGGCTGAACTTTCTCTTTCTGACGTTCACCGTAATTTATTGGATCAGTCTCTCCACTGGGCGAACCTTGGAAAATAAACTCTCGGCATATATTTTGGGTGACTTTTTTAATCAGGTCATTATTATCCCGTTTAGTAATTTTGCCTGTTGCTTCAGCGCGCTGAAGAGCATGACCACCGGCAATAAAAAAGGGAAATCGTTGCTTGCTGTTGTGGTTGGGATATTAGTAATGATCCCGGTCCTGGCGGCAGTGATCGCTCTTCTGAGCAAGGCAGATGCCGCATTTGCGGAGGTGATAGCGAACCTGAATTTTAACATTTCCATGGAGATTATCATTCAGATCATTCTGGGAATTCCGGTTGCCTGTTATCTCTTTGGCCTAATCTATGGCGACCTCTTTGGACGGAATACCGAGACGGTCACAGTCGCTTCTGTCGATAAATTATCCGCTTCGGCCCGGTTTGTGCCGGAAGTGACCGGTTACACTGCTTTAACGTTATTGAATCTTGTCTATATAGCATTTTTCCTTTCACAGCTTGCTTATCTTTTTTCAGCTTTTAACAACCATTTGCCGGAACTGATGACCTACGCTGAATACGCACGCAGGGGTTTCTTTGAACTTTGCGCCGTTGCTGCGATCAACCTGATTGTGTTGACTGCGGTCTATCTTCTGATTAAACGGGGAAGGGAGCGGGTGCTGAAGATTGAAACCGTTGTGCTGTGTCTGTTCACGCTGTTGCTGATAGTCACTGCGATTAGTAAGATGGTGATGTATATCAACTGCTTTGGCATGACCCCACTGCGCATTTATACCACCTGGTTCATGCTGGTGCTGTTCCTGATTTTTGCAGTGATTACCTTGCGGCAGTTCAAAAAATTCAATGCCGCCAGAACAATGCTGGCGGGGTTTGTGATCCTTTTTCTGGCCTTAAGCTACGGTAACGTAGACGGACGTATTGCCGCCTACAATATTGACCGGTACCAAAGCGGAGCCTTGAAAAGCCTGGATGTTCAGGCTTTGGCCGGTCTATCCGCTGCGGCAAAGCCATATCTTTACTCTTTGTATACGGAGACAACCGATCCGAAATTAAAAGCAGAACTTTGTAAAGCCCTATCCCCGCAAGCAGGGGACAGCAATGGCGAGTCCGATATGAACGACTTCCGAGACTTTAATCTGCAGCGGCATCTTCCCACATATCCAATTTCACTGCGATGA